The proteins below are encoded in one region of Mangifera indica cultivar Alphonso chromosome 7, CATAS_Mindica_2.1, whole genome shotgun sequence:
- the LOC123221720 gene encoding protein TIC 20-II, chloroplastic, producing MASLPLSLSLHHSPKPFISNFNPRLSTAKIFLSPKLTPTHRPKSIRTVKMSYKNNSPSSFTTPAPERLISAVAYTLPFFNSLQYGRYLFMQYPQLGLLFDPFLPLLGLYRAVPYASFVAFFALYLGVVRNPSFSRYVRFNAMQAVTLDVLLVVPLLLTRIFNPGRAGIGFKLMVWGHNAVFVFSCFCFVYGLICSMLGKTPYLPFVAGAAGRQL from the coding sequence atggcgtctctccctctctccctctctctccaCCATTCCCCCAAACCCTTCATTTCCAATTTCAACCCTCGCTTATCAACGGCCAAGATCTTCCTTTCCCCCAAATTGACCCCAACTCACAGACCCAAATCCATTCGCACCGTCAAAATGTCCTACAAAAACAACTCACCTTCATCCTTCACAACCCCCGCCCCGGAACGCCTCATCTCCGCCGTCGCCTATACTCTCCCTTTCTTCAACTCCCTCCAATATGGCCGTTACCTCTTTATGCAGTACCCCCAATTGGGCCTCCTCTTCGATCCCTTTCTGCCCCTACTGGGCCTCTACCGGGCCGTCCCGTATGCCAGCTTCGTCGCCTTCTTTGCGCTCTATTTGGGCGTTGTTAGAAACCCTAGTTTCAGCCGCTATGTCAGGTTCAACGCGATGCAGGCCGTTACTTTAGACGTCCTTCTGGTGGTGCCGTTGCTCTTGACCCGGATTTTCAACCCGGGTCGCGCCGGCATAGGGTTCAAGTTGATGGTTTGGGGCCACAATGCGGTGTTTGTTTTCAgttgcttttgttttgtgtaTGGGTTGATTTGTTCTATGTTGGGTAAAACTCCGTATTTGCCCTTCGTTGCGGGTGCAGCTGGAAGGCAACTTTAG